The following are encoded together in the Anopheles nili chromosome 3, idAnoNiliSN_F5_01, whole genome shotgun sequence genome:
- the LOC128723995 gene encoding uncharacterized protein LOC128723995 produces MIAFTIVLILSAVFFTLKYVYTYWDRHGLPNLKPEIPYGNIRSLAEKKDSLNVAINNLYERSSERLIGVYLFFRPAILIRDAHLAKRIMVNDFQHFQDRGVYCNEHGDPMSANLFALPGQRWKNLRSKLTPTFTSGQLRNMLPTFLNEGHKLQQYLEEPAREQKIVDMRDITSRYVLDVIASVFFGLETNCLHNPCDPFRTALLDLNNPSSFLNNFRAIGVFLCPALLKYTGLSSLSPPMKKFTSDVVFSHLHHRESNQISRKDFLQMLIELRRNRSESNRVLFSDDQCAANVFLFYSAGADTSTGTISFTLHELTHNADAMMKLQQEIDDMMERHNGQINYDNIKEMKYLDQCVKETLRKYPALAILNRECTIDYRVPDSDVVIRKGTQIIIPLLGYSMDEKYFPDPNLYSPERFDDATKNYDQDAYHPFGSGPRNCIGLRQGILVTKIALILMLSKFNFYSTIPSKITFENVSITLAPKGGLPMRIEKRTNKSYCIDLAHAYKCYSVMIIYTLGLVALLLFIGLRYIYTYWDRHGLPNLKPEIPYGNLRSLAKKKDSLNVAINNLYERSSERLIGVYLFFRPAILIRDAHLAKRIMVNDFQHFHDRGIYCNEHGDPMSANLFALPGQRWKNLRSKLTPTFTSVQLRNMLPTFLNEGHKLQQYLEEPAREQKIVDMRDITSRYVLDVIASVFFGLETNCLHNLSDPFRIALVKLNNPNSFLNNIRAAGVFLCPALLKYTGLSSLSPHMKKFTTDVVSTNLKQRENEQLSRKDFIQMLIELRRDTNDTSEEFLTDAQCAANVFLFYTAGSDTSTSAISYTLHELTHNADAMMKLQQEIDDMMERHNGQINYDNIKEMKYLDQCVKETLRKYPALAILNRECTIDYRVPDSDVVIRKGTQIIIPLLGYGMDEKYFPDPSLYSPERFDDATKNYDQDAYHPFGSGPRNCIGLRQGILVTKIALVLMLSKFNFYSTIPSKITFEPVTVTLAPNGGLPMRIAKRMNTKTSMVKI; encoded by the exons ATGATCGCGTTCACTATCGTTCTAATTCTATCAGCAGTGTTCTTTACGCTCAAATACGTCTACACATACTGGGACCGGCATGGACTACCGAATCTCAAACCGGAGATTCCCTACGGAAACATCAGATCATTGGCGGAGAAAAAAGATTCGCTAAACGTGGCGATAAACAACCTGTACGAACGATCGTCGGAACGATTGATCGGTGTGTATCTATTCTTCCGGCCAGCTATCCTCATCCGTGATGCTCACCTTGCAAAACGGATCATGGTGAACGATTTCCAGCATTTCCAAGATCGCGGCGTGTATTGTAACGAGCATGGCGATCCAATGTCAGCGAATCTATTCGCGTTACCCGGTCAACGCTGGAAAAACTTACGCTCAAAGCTGACACCGACCTTCACCTCTGGTCAATTACGAAACATGTTACCAACGTTTTTGAACGAGGGTCACAAGCTGCAACAGTACTTGGAAGAGCCTGCCCGGGAGCAGAAGATCGTCGATATGCGTGACATCACGTCACGCTATGTGCTGGATGTCATCGCGTCTGTTTTCTTCGGGCTTGAGACGAACTGTCTTCATAATCCTTGTGATCCGTTCCGAACAGCATTGCTCGATCTGAACAACCCCAGCAGTTTCCTTAATAATTTTAGAGCAATAGGAGTGTTTCTGTGTCCTGCATTGCTCAAATATACGGGATTGAGCTCACTATCGCCACCGATGAAAAAGTTTACCTCCGATGTAGTCTTCTCCCATTTGCATCACCGTGAAAGCAATCAAATATCACGCAAGGACTTTTTACAGATGTTGATCGAGCTTCGTCGAAATAGGAGTGAAAGTAATCGTGTATTGTTTTCTGATGATCAGTGCGCGGCAAAcgttttcttattttattcTGCTGGAGCAGACACTTCCACTGGCACAATATCATTCACGCTGCACGAGCTTACACACAATGCAGATGCAATGATGAAACTGCAGCAAGAGATTGACGATATGATGGAACGACACAATGGTCAAATTAACTACGACAATATCAAGGAGATGAAGTACCTCGATCAGTGTGTGAAGGAAACGCTCAGAAAGTATCCTGCTCTTGCGATCCTCAATCGTGAATGCACCATAGATTATCGCGTGCCGGATAGTGACGTTGTGATACGCAAGGGAACGCAGATTATCATCCCTTTGTTGGGGTACAGTATGGATGAGAAATATTTCCCTGATCCGAACCTCTACTCACCAGAGCGATTCGATGATGCCACGAAAAACTACGATCAGGATGCATACCATCCGTTCGGTTCTGGACCGCGCAATTGCATTG GACTGCGACAAGGAATACTGGTAACGAAGATAGCCCTCATACTTATGCTGTCGAAGTTCAACTTCTACTCAACCATTCCATCAAAAATTACCTTCGAGAACGTATCCATAACTCTGGCGCCCAAGGGTGGGCTTCCGATGAGGatcgaaaaacgaacgaataaaTCATACTG CATTGATTTGGCACACGCATACAAATGT TATTCCGTAATGATTATTTACACGCTCGGGCTCGTGGCATTGCTGCTTTTCATCGGACTGCGGTACATTTACACATACTGGGACCGGCATGGACTACCGAACCTCAAACCGGAGATTCCCTACGGAAACCTTAGATcattggcgaagaaaaaagattcGCTAAACGTGGCGATAAACAACCTGTACGAACGATCGTCGGAACGATTGATCGGTGTGTATCTATTCTTCCGGCCAGCTATCCTCATCCGTGATGCTCACCTTGCAAAACGGATCATGGTGAACGATTTCCAGCACTTCCACGATCGTGGTATTTACTGCAACGAGCATGGCGATCCAATGTCAGCGAACTTATTCGCGTTACCCGGACAACGTTGGAAAAACTTGCGCTCAAAGCTAACACCGACCTTCACATCAGTTCAATTACGAAACATGTTACCAACGTTTTTGAACGAGGGTCACAAACTGCAACAGTACTTGGAAGAGCCTGCCCGGGAGCAGAAGATCGTCGATATGCGTGACATCACATCTCGCTATGTGCTGGATGTCATCGCGTCTGTTTTCTTCGGGCTTGAGACGAACTGTCTCCATAATCTTAGTGATCCGTTCCGAATAGCATTGGTCAAACTGAACAATCCCAACAGTTTCCTAAACAACATTAGAGCGGCGGGAGTGTTTTTGTGTCCAGCATTGCTCAAATACACCGGGTTAAGCTCACTATCGCCACATATGAAAAAGTTTACCACGGATGTCGTTAGCACCAATCTGAAGCAGCGAGAAAACGAACAATTATCACGGAAAGACTTCATACAGATGTTGATCGAGCTGCGTCGCGATACAAATGATACCTCGGAAGAATTCCTCACAGATGCACAGTGCGCGGCAAACGTGTTTTTGTTCTACACCGCTGGTTCAGATACCTCCACCAGTGCTATTTCTTATACTCTGCACGAGCTTACACACAATGCAGATGCAATGATGAAACTGCAGCAAGAGATTGACGATATGATGGAACGACACAACGGTCAAATCAACTACGACAATATCAAGGAGATGAAGTACCTCGATCAGTGTGTGAAGGAAACGCTTAGAAAGTATCCTGCTCTTGCGATCCTCAATCGTGAATGCACCATAGATTATCGCGTGCCGGATAGTGACGTTGTGATACGCAAGGGAACGCAGATTATCATCCCTTTGTTGGGGTATGGTATGGATGAGAAATATTTCCCTGATCCGAGCCTCTACTCACCAGAGCGATTTGATGATGCCACGAAAAACTACGATCAGGATGCATACCATCCGTTCGGTTCTGGACCGCGCAATTGCATTG GACTGCGACAAGGAATACTGGTAACGAAGATAGCCCTCGTACTTATGCTGTCGAAGTTCAACTTCTACTCAACCATTCCATCAAAGATCACCTTTGAGCCCGTCACTGTCACACTAGCACCAAATGGAGGACTTCCGATGAGGATTGCGAAACGGATGAATACCAAAACGTCGATGGTGAAAATATAG
- the LOC128725991 gene encoding cytochrome P450 6d3-like, whose translation MFIYTIGLVALLLFIGLRYVYSYWDWHGLPNIKPEIPFGNLKIVAEKKCSFGVAINSLYNRSTERLVGVYLLFRPAILVRDAHLAKLIMVNDFQHFHDRGVYCNEQSDPLSAHIFALPGQRWKNLRARLTPTFTSVQLRNMMPTLLDVGRKLLDHMHTLESETSLVDMRDVSSRFVLDIISSVFFGLESNCIHDTKDPFLTTLQRVNRAGNFIDNIRTAGVFLCPSLLKLTRLRSIPPELYTFVMDLIRYQISNREKNQITRKDFIQLIIDLRREAGIDSSEALTVEQCAANVFLFYVAGAETSTATISFTLHELSHNPVVMAKLQREIDEMMERNKGVITYDNINELKFLDLCVKETLRKYPGLPILNRVCTMDYRVPNSDTVIRKDTQVIIPLLGYGMDEKYFPNPELYSPERFDEAAPNYDPDAYYPFGAGPRNCIGLRQGVLVSKIGILLMLSKYNFIPTVPAKITFATATIPLAPADGLPMRVVLRKQI comes from the exons ATGTTTATATACACGATCGGGCTCGTAGCGTTGTTGCTTTTCATCGGCCTGCGCTACGTCTACTCATATTGGGACTGGCATGGCCTTCCCAACATTAAACCGGAGATTCCTTTTGGAAACCTAAAAATAGTGGCTGAAAAAAAGTGCTCATTCGGTGTCGCTATTAACAGCCTGTACAATCGCTCGACCGAGCGTCTAGTGGGCGTGTATTTGCTCTTTCGTCCAGCAATCCTCGTACGCGATGCCCACCTGGCGAAGCTGATTATGGTGAACGATTTCCAGCACTTCCACGATCGCGGTGTGTATTGCAACGAACAGTCGGATCCACTTTCGGCACATATCTTTGCACTGCCCGGTCAACGATGGAAGAACTTGCGTGCGCGGCTAACGCCGACCTTCACCTCTGTTCAATTGCGCAACATGATGCCTACGCTGCTGGACGTCGGCCGTAAGCTGCTTGATCACATGCACACACTTGAGAGCGAAACGAGTTTGGTGGATATGCGTGATGTGTCTTCGCGATTTGTGTTAGACATTATCTCGTCCGTATTCTTCGGGCTTGAGTCGAATTGTATTCACGACACGAAAGACCCTTTCCTAACGACATTGCAACGGGTGAACAGAGCCGGAAACTTTATCGACAACATACGCACGGCTGGCGTGTTTCTCTGTCCGAGTTTGCTGAAGCTAACGAGGCTTAGATCGATCCCACCGGAGCTGTACACGTTTGTCATGGATCTGATCCGGTACCAGATCAGCAATCGTGAGAAAAACCAGATCACCCGAAAAGACTTCATTCAGTTGATCATTGATCTGCGTCGTGAGGCCGGAATCGACTCAAGTGAAGCGCTGACTGTCGAACAGTGTGCTGCtaatgtgtttcttttctacGTTGCCGGTGCGGAAACATCTACCGCAACCATTTCGTTCACGCTTCACGAGCTGTCCCACAATCCGGTGGTGATGGCGAAGCTACAACGCGAGATCGACGAGATGATGGAGCGCAACAAGGGCGTCATCACGTACGACAACATTAACGAACTGAAGTTTCTGGATCTTTGTGTCAAGGAAACGCTGCGAAAGTACCCGGGACTGCCGATTCTGAACCGAGTTTGCACAATGGATTATCGCGTGCCGAACAGTGACACAGTTATTCGTAAGGACACGCAGGTGATCATCCCTTTGCTAGGCTATGGGATGGACGAGAAGTACTTCCCGAACCCGGAGCTCTACTCGCCAGAGCGATTCGATGAGGCAGCACCAAATTACGATCCCGACGCGTACTATCCGTTTGGTGCAGGGCCACGAAATTGCATTG GTCTGCGGCAGGGAGTGTTGGTGTCGAAAATTGGAATTTTGTTGATGCTTTCGAAGTACAACTTCATACCAACCGTTCCGGCAAAAATTACGTTTGCCACGGCTACGATTCCTCTCGCACCTGCCGATGGACTGCCGATGAGAGTGGTGTTGAGAAAGCAAATCTGA